The genomic stretch GAGACTTGCAAATTGTTAACTCAGCCGTGAAGCCATTTCCCTTATTTTGCCTTTACAGTGAACCACAATATTGCAAGgtgacagcccactaggctcttttATTTCCTCAATCATCAACTGAAGTGAATAATTACTAGTGTTACTCCCCCTTCCAGTCTTCAACATCAaactgcttttcccttctctgtcctACATTTCTTGTGTATCAGAGACCTTTGAGGTCCCAGTTATCTCTTTAAAACccaattgttttgtatttttaatgttttttttttaatgactgatatGTTCATTTAATTTCTGAATTTACAAATATGAAAGCAACACAGCTCATTAAAATATCTAATGGATTGTTTCTTAAAATTACTTCCtacataatatatgtattttatttaggtctttagttcattttgagtttatttttgtatatgctgttagagaatgttctaattttactttattgcatgtagctatccagttatGCCAGCACCACTTAGGGAAGAGATTGTCTtctctccactgtatattcttgtcttttttattatagattaattgaccataagcacataggtttatttctgggctctctcttcgGTTCcacatatctgtttttgtgccaatactatACTGATTGGATTAATGTAGTTTTCTGATATAGTTCAAAGTCAGGgaacctgattcctccagttctgatCTTCTTCCTTAAGATGGTTTTGGCGATTCAGGATCTTTCATTTtctatacaaaatttaaaattgtctGTTCTAGTTTTGTGGGAAATGCCCTGGTATGTTCATAGCAATTGCATTGAGTATGTGGATTGCCTTGGATAGCATGtttattttaacaatatcaatTTTTCCAATCCATAAACAAGGTAAACCTTTCCCTCTGTTTGTATTATCTTCACTTTCTTTGATCAGGGTCTTATTTTTTCTAAGTACAGGTCTTTCACTACCTTAGGTACGTTTATTTCTAggtgttttatttctctcttttttaatttgttttctctcaCCCTAGTGGCTTTTCAGCAATAAGAGTGATCATTTTTTGAGAAATAACCACTATAAATAATTAATCAATTCTAGTACGTGTGGTATTTGGGGGACctaaataatatttaagaaaagaatttataatttgcaaaatgttaaatatttttagtgtGTATGTATAAGTATTCCTATTTCTGTTTGTGTTCTGTATTTGGAGAATGGGATTTTGTCATTCTCTTCATACTGATCATTGGTTTTGATAAATTTTGGAGATAATAGCTGTACATTTAATTCCTATGATTTTCAGGAGCACTCTGCTGAGGAAACCAGGACCTTTTGCTCATGCCACTGTAGATCAGTCTGGAGAAGAGTCTGTGTTAGAGTAAAATGTACATCAAGTGACATGAGTCACTCTGATGCCTGAAAGAGCTTGAGTTATGGAGGTATGTCATACTCTCTCATGAAGCTCTAactgattatttcatttttcaacttAGGTGAATTTCACTGGGtttggctgaaagtgaaagtgaagtcgctcagttgtgtccgcctctttgtgaccacatggacaccaagctcctccatccacgggattttctaggcaagagtactggagtgggttgtcatttccttcgccatgaaatcttccctacccagggatcaaacccaggtctcccgcattgtagacagacattttaccgtcagagccaccagggaagtttccctgACTAGGGGTTAAACGTGGGCGAGGGGCGCATCAGGAGTTGGGAAGTGGGACGTCCAGTGTCACGTGACATGGGCTGCCATAGTAACACGCCTCCCTGCCTTGCATCCAATCAGATAAGGACAGTGTCTGTGACGTCAGGGAAAGCAGGGCCTATAAATTCGGCCAATGCCCTTCAACCCCCTCACTGTTCTTCTGGGCTGAGCTATGGGGAATGGTGGCTCTGTCGTGTCCCAACCATCCTCTGACAGCTATGAGGAAGACGTGATAACCAAAGAAACTGGCACCTCCGTAACTGAGCCCTCTGAAACGGAGAAGGCGAAAGCGGAGACCTCCAAACCAGAGCCGTATGATGCGGAACCAAAACAGGCAAAGCAGAAGACAGCTAATGGCCGCCGTCGCCGTCGCCGGCACTGCCGTAAGGACAATTTCTCAAGTTTTGCTACCTATTTCCCCGGGGTGCTGAGGCAAATGCATAAAGGCCTGAGTCTTTCCCACGACTCCGTGAACATCCTGGATTCGTTCGTGAAAGATATGTTTGAGCGGATTGCCGAGGAGGCCGGGCGCCTGGCCCGCTACAACAAGCGCCGCACCATCACGCACTAAGACATCGAGACAGCTGTGCGTCTTCTGTTGCCTGGGGAGCTCCGCAAGCATGCCATAACCGAGGCCACCAAGTCGCTCATCAGATACCACACCTGCAGATGAACTGCCTCAGGACTGTCTGACCATCGCAAACCAGACTTAAGGGTTCTCCCCTTAGGCCCTACATTcaatctttaaaacatttctacCTCAACGAAAACATTAAAAACCTCCTGAACTTTGCTTCAATATGTGTCGGTTGTGTCATATGTTCGATGGAAAACCCTGTACTTTTCGCAACTCGTCACTTTCCTAAATGGTTATTTCTATTCGTGGTTTCTCCGTAAGTTTAGGGATCTTTATGGTCA from Bubalus bubalis isolate 160015118507 breed Murrah chromosome X, NDDB_SH_1, whole genome shotgun sequence encodes the following:
- the LOC123331899 gene encoding histone H2B type F-M-like, encoding MGNGGSVVSQPSSDSYEEDVITKETGTSVTEPSETEKAKAETSKPEPYDAEPKQAKQKTANGRRRRRRHCRKDNFSSFATYFPGVLRQMHKGLSLSHDSVNILDSFVKDMFERIAEEAGRLARYNKRRTITH